The Pongo abelii isolate AG06213 chromosome 20, NHGRI_mPonAbe1-v2.0_pri, whole genome shotgun sequence genome window below encodes:
- the DNAJB1 gene encoding dnaJ homolog subfamily B member 1 isoform X3, which yields MFAEFFGGRNPFDTFFGQRNGEEGMDIDDPFSGFPMGMGGFTNVNFGRSRSAQEPARKKQDPPVTHDLRVSLEEIYSGCTKKMKISHKRLNPDGKSIRNEDKILTIEVKKGWKEGTKITFPKEGDQTSNNIPADIVFVLKDKPHNIFKRDGSDVIYPARISLREALCGCTVNVPTLDGRTIPVVFKDVIRPGMRRKVPGEGLPLPKTPEKRGDLIIEFEVIFPERIPQTSRTVLEQVLPI from the exons ATGTTTGCTGAGTTCTTCGGTGGCAGAAATCCCTTTGACACCTTTTTTGGGCAGCGGAACGGGGAAGAAGGCATGGACATTGATGACCCATTCTCTGGCTTCCCTATGGGCATGGGTGGCTTCACCAACGTGAACTTTGGCCGCTCCCGCTCTGCCCAAGAGCCCGCCCGAAAGAAGCAAGATCCCCCAGTCACCCACGACCTTCGAGTCTCCCTTGAAGAGATCTACAGTGGCTGTACCAAGAAGATGAAAATCTCCCACAAGCGGCTAAACCCCGACGGAAAGAGCATTCGAAACGAAGATAAAATACTGACCATCGAAGTGAAGAAGGGGTGGAAAGAAGGGACCAAAATCACTTTCCCCAAGGAAGGAGACCAGACCTCCAACAACATTCCAGCTGATATCGTCTTTGTTTTAAAGGACAAGCCCCACAATATCTTTAAGAGAGATGGCTCTGATGTCATTTATCCTGCCAGGATCAGCCTCCGGGAG GCTCTGTGTGGCTGCACAGTGAACGTCCCCACTCTGGACGGCAGGACGATACCCGTCGTATTCAAAGATGTCATCAGGCCTGGCATGCGGCGAAAAGTTCCTGGAGAAGGCCTCCCCCTCCCCAAAACACCCGAGAAACGTGGGGACCTCATTATTGAGTTTGAAGTGATCTTCCCCGAAAGGATTCCCCAGACATCAAGAACCGTACTTGAGCAGGTTCTTCCAATATAG
- the DNAJB1 gene encoding dnaJ homolog subfamily B member 1 isoform X2, translating into MLMWLKGSGPSGGSGGGANGTSFSYTFHGDPHAMFAEFFGGRNPFDTFFGQRNGEEGMDIDDPFSGFPMGMGGFTNVNFGRSRSAQEPARKKQDPPVTHDLRVSLEEIYSGCTKKMKISHKRLNPDGKSIRNEDKILTIEVKKGWKEGTKITFPKEGDQTSNNIPADIVFVLKDKPHNIFKRDGSDVIYPARISLREALCGCTVNVPTLDGRTIPVVFKDVIRPGMRRKVPGEGLPLPKTPEKRGDLIIEFEVIFPERIPQTSRTVLEQVLPI; encoded by the exons ATGCTAATGT GGCTAAAGGGCAGTGGCCCCAGTGGCGGTAGCGGTGGTGGTGCCAATGGTACCTCTTTCAGCTACACATTCCATGGAGACCCTCATGCCATGTTTGCTGAGTTCTTCGGTGGCAGAAATCCCTTTGACACCTTTTTTGGGCAGCGGAACGGGGAAGAAGGCATGGACATTGATGACCCATTCTCTGGCTTCCCTATGGGCATGGGTGGCTTCACCAACGTGAACTTTGGCCGCTCCCGCTCTGCCCAAGAGCCCGCCCGAAAGAAGCAAGATCCCCCAGTCACCCACGACCTTCGAGTCTCCCTTGAAGAGATCTACAGTGGCTGTACCAAGAAGATGAAAATCTCCCACAAGCGGCTAAACCCCGACGGAAAGAGCATTCGAAACGAAGATAAAATACTGACCATCGAAGTGAAGAAGGGGTGGAAAGAAGGGACCAAAATCACTTTCCCCAAGGAAGGAGACCAGACCTCCAACAACATTCCAGCTGATATCGTCTTTGTTTTAAAGGACAAGCCCCACAATATCTTTAAGAGAGATGGCTCTGATGTCATTTATCCTGCCAGGATCAGCCTCCGGGAG GCTCTGTGTGGCTGCACAGTGAACGTCCCCACTCTGGACGGCAGGACGATACCCGTCGTATTCAAAGATGTCATCAGGCCTGGCATGCGGCGAAAAGTTCCTGGAGAAGGCCTCCCCCTCCCCAAAACACCCGAGAAACGTGGGGACCTCATTATTGAGTTTGAAGTGATCTTCCCCGAAAGGATTCCCCAGACATCAAGAACCGTACTTGAGCAGGTTCTTCCAATATAG
- the DNAJB1 gene encoding dnaJ homolog subfamily B member 1 isoform X1: MGKDYYQTLGLARGASDEEIKRAYRRQALRYHPDKNKEPGAEEKFKEIAEAYDVLSDPRKREIFDRYGEEGLKGSGPSGGSGGGANGTSFSYTFHGDPHAMFAEFFGGRNPFDTFFGQRNGEEGMDIDDPFSGFPMGMGGFTNVNFGRSRSAQEPARKKQDPPVTHDLRVSLEEIYSGCTKKMKISHKRLNPDGKSIRNEDKILTIEVKKGWKEGTKITFPKEGDQTSNNIPADIVFVLKDKPHNIFKRDGSDVIYPARISLREALCGCTVNVPTLDGRTIPVVFKDVIRPGMRRKVPGEGLPLPKTPEKRGDLIIEFEVIFPERIPQTSRTVLEQVLPI; the protein is encoded by the exons ATGGGTAAAGACTACTACCAGACGCTGGGCCTGGCCCGCGGCGCGTCGGACGAGGAGATCAAGCGGGCCTACCGCCGCCAGGCGCTGCGCTACCACCCGGACAAGAACAAGGAGCCCGGCGCCGAGGAGAAGTTCAAGGAGATCGCCGAGGCCTACGACGTGCTCAGCGACCCGCGCAAGCGCGAGATCTTCGACCGCTACGGGGAGGAAG GGCTAAAGGGCAGTGGCCCCAGTGGCGGTAGCGGTGGTGGTGCCAATGGTACCTCTTTCAGCTACACATTCCATGGAGACCCTCATGCCATGTTTGCTGAGTTCTTCGGTGGCAGAAATCCCTTTGACACCTTTTTTGGGCAGCGGAACGGGGAAGAAGGCATGGACATTGATGACCCATTCTCTGGCTTCCCTATGGGCATGGGTGGCTTCACCAACGTGAACTTTGGCCGCTCCCGCTCTGCCCAAGAGCCCGCCCGAAAGAAGCAAGATCCCCCAGTCACCCACGACCTTCGAGTCTCCCTTGAAGAGATCTACAGTGGCTGTACCAAGAAGATGAAAATCTCCCACAAGCGGCTAAACCCCGACGGAAAGAGCATTCGAAACGAAGATAAAATACTGACCATCGAAGTGAAGAAGGGGTGGAAAGAAGGGACCAAAATCACTTTCCCCAAGGAAGGAGACCAGACCTCCAACAACATTCCAGCTGATATCGTCTTTGTTTTAAAGGACAAGCCCCACAATATCTTTAAGAGAGATGGCTCTGATGTCATTTATCCTGCCAGGATCAGCCTCCGGGAG GCTCTGTGTGGCTGCACAGTGAACGTCCCCACTCTGGACGGCAGGACGATACCCGTCGTATTCAAAGATGTCATCAGGCCTGGCATGCGGCGAAAAGTTCCTGGAGAAGGCCTCCCCCTCCCCAAAACACCCGAGAAACGTGGGGACCTCATTATTGAGTTTGAAGTGATCTTCCCCGAAAGGATTCCCCAGACATCAAGAACCGTACTTGAGCAGGTTCTTCCAATATAG